The Calliopsis andreniformis isolate RMS-2024a chromosome 5, iyCalAndr_principal, whole genome shotgun sequence nucleotide sequence TAAAACAATGACAAAGATAAAGATATAAATTCATTTCTCATATGCAAATACAAGACATTCACTTCTCGCGAGCTTTATACGTATCTACTCCATAGAAACACCTATTGCACAAATGATCAACTATGCAATTACAaacacagtgttaaagtaaaacaaaagataattttatttctatcACAGTCTGTGTCCCTTTGCCTCGTCTTATTTGTTACCGATACCTATCTCATCTAATCCTTTTGATATCGACGTACAGTGGAGAACGAGTTAAACGATTAGCAAATAGTTGTTATATATTCGTTGTACTGAGATCAACAGTGATCTggataaaaaaatatgtatgtaAAAGGATATTTATAGTACACTCGTCCCGCGTGCTAGACTTTCGAGACTTGCATATAGTATAAAAAATGTAACACACATATACGACAAACGATCCCGAAAGTTCATATCCACCACGTTATGTGAATTTTGAATGTGAACGGTTAGAGAATTGTGACCAATGGAATAAAAGTTTGAAAAGCATGGTGTATGAAAAACGCAAGACGTAGATATTCTCGGGAAAATATAATCGAAAGTAATTGAAAATGTTGCTCAATTCGGAATAGGTAGGTCTGATATTCAGGGATGAGTGCGCCAAGTGTACTCGTATGAGAAAGAGAGAGTTTAAAGttgaagaaagagaaagaggaagaTACACACGGTAGAGACCAGTATAGAGCGGCACGGGCAGCTACGATTGACGATACTATTTTTCATTGAAACAAACACCACGGGAAATTTCGAAAATAAGCGGAAACCAGGGCGTAGGGTAAGTTAAGAAAATGTTGAACAATTAATTGAAAATTCTTCGTTATCGTACCGATAACGTTTTATTCCGTGACTCGATTTCTCAATTTACGAACGGGTAAATTGATCACAATGTATTTATGCACAGGCTTTATAATATTATAACGAAATCATGGAACCTTGCGAGAACCGTCCGCAGGAGAAAGTACAAGAAGGAGGTAAGATTAAATTCGTAAATTTATCAACTATTAATTCGCGAACGTTGTTCGCGCGATTTTTATTATATAACGTCAGTATTGTTCGCAgacaaattttcatttctattatTTCGGTAACCtttgaaatttttgaaacaGTTTCAACTGCTGATTGCTGCTTTCATTGAAAACACTTTTAACAATCggttttacattttttatttacatttcaaACGGACGAACGTTCTTGAGATCGTGAATAAAACGCGCGAAGGAATTTATTTTCTTTCGTCAGTTATGACATCGTAATAACGACGATTTTCGTAATCTATTCGTAACTGCAGTTAAAAATGCAACTCCACAGAATGAGATACAACTTcctttttatatattattatactcTAATCCACAATTTTGTCTATATCAAACGATTTACTGCAACtaaaaaatatatgtttaaTTACATTTAATTTCTTGGTAAGAATCACTAATTTTACATATCATTATATTTAATAAACTGTAATTAAATTGTAGTAATTATATAATCATAAGTACATTCTTAAATATATATGTAATTTAGTGATTTGTAACTTTAAAACCTGTTTCATGAAATTTAAaaggaaaattaatttttcagaaTATGGATTTTTTTGGCAAGACTACCTTGATGCCACAGCAAGTGTCGAGGTTCCACAAATTATGTTCCCACATGTGGAGCTGACGCTTCAGAGTGGTATAGAAATTGGCATGTCCCTTGAAGTACCCATTCCCAAAAATAAAGATGAAGAAGACATCAAGTATTGGGTAGCAACTATTGTCATGGCATGTGGACCTCTATTGCGATTACGATACTTTGGTGGAGATGATAGGTCTCTAGAATTTTGGTTCAATCTTACTAAAGAGGCTGCCCATGAACTTGGCTGGTGTGCAAAAAATAATAAGGAGCTAGTACCACCTGATATTATACTTCAAAGATCACCAGATTGTATTGAAAAATTATCTGAATTTTTAACTACAACTCGGACTGTTCCACCAGAAATGTTATCAGGAGTAAGTTGGAAAGTTAGAAACATATTTTTCAGTCAGGAACTTCtagatataatattttatattttattatttacacaGGATGGTCTTAGCATGACAGAGAGGATTAAACAAGGCATGAAAGTTGAAGTTAGCGATACATTACATCCTTATAAATTATGGGTAGCTACGGTATGAATctaattagaaattttaatttattatttatgaaattCATATATTACTTGTCAGATTTTATTGAATTCCAGATTATAGAGAATGTAGGTGGACGTCTTTTATTGAGATATGATACTCCAGGCTCATCACGTAAAGACTTCTGGATGTTCTGTACATCTGAACATCTTCATCCATACGGATTTGCATCTAAATCAGATTCAACTTGGTTTTCAGAACCACCCAGTTCTATTGTAGAAATGCACACATATGAAGAATGGAAAGACTTATTAGAATCTATACCAAAAAATGATGATGTACCAAATGAACTATTTGACAATAAGGTGGATCATCCAAAGCATGAATTTAAAGTTGGCATGAAACTTGAAGCTTTAAGCCctattgatcaaacaaaaatTTGCCCAGCTACTGTAATCAAAATACTTGATGATATCTACTTTCTTGTACATATTGACACATACGATGAAATGACTAAAGGAATAGATATTGAAACATGTATGTATAATAGTACAGCAAGAAATACTTGGCTTTGCACAGCAGAACATCCATATATCTTCCCTGTCGGATGGGcaaaaaagcacaaaatacagtaagCATAATATACTATTCTTTTTTAATGGTATTTATACCATTTTAATCTGAGATCTCATTTCTTTATAGACTTGTTCCACCAAAGAGTTGGGTTCCAAAAGAGGACAGTTTTGACTGGGACGAATATTTAAAAGATACTCAAGCAATTGTTGCAGAAGAAAAGCTATTTTGTGAAAGACAAAGTGCTACTGATGCAGGCTTCGAATGTGGTATGCGTTTAGAAGCAGCCGACCCAGAATCTGAGAACATTATATGTGCTGCACACATTACAAAAATTGTTGACAATCTTTTATGGTTAAAGTTAGATAATTACGAAAACACAAAGCCAGAACACATAGTTGATATGCATTCCTTACAAATATTTCCTGTTGGATGGTGTGAATCTAATCATTATCCATTAAAACCTCCAAAAGATTATatagaagtttgtaaaaaattacagacacctgaaaaagaagagaaaaagaaCAATGTACTCGATATACCAATATCTGAACCACGCTCTTCACTTTGGTGCccaaaaatatatttcaattatCGTTGTTTCACAGGACCTATGATTTCCAAAGGAAAATTAGCAACACTGCCAAAAGCAGTAGGCCCTGGTCCTGTGATTTTAGTTATGAGAGAAGTTCTATCGATGATAGTGTCCGTCGGATACAGAAGTGCCCGAATATTAAAGGTACTACAGTGCGATTCAAAGCCAGATCCTGGATATCATTTAGAAGTTTTGAAAGCAAAGCATAAGAATAATACATATCGCGCTAGTGTCGCTGTTGTTACGTCTGGAGACATGGTAGCTGATTTTTGCAGAAATATATGCAAGAAGCTGATGGTTTGCCCAAACTTATTTGGTCCTTTGTATGTACCCGAAAATGAATGTCCAGATAAATGCCATAAGACATCTAAAGCAAAATTTAGTATGTAACTTGTCTTTATATATTTTGCTGTACCATCTATTCTTAATTTTAAGCGTGTTATCTTTTATTTTAGCAGCATCGGTTGGTACTGGAAGAAGAGGAAAACCAAAAGGTTATACAAGTATTATGGTACAGAAGCCAAAACCATGGGGTGGTAGGCGAAAAAGAAGACGCGGTAGATGGGCAaacaaagaaaaagaaactCATGACGACTTTGACCATGAAGACGAAATGCCATTCATGCCATTGGACTTAGCGAAACACGTGTCTGAAATAGAAGAAATAGACGATGGGAGGCCACCACTTTCTGAGATTGATATCATGATCCAGAAAGGCTTAGAGAAAGATAAATCGGATGAATTTAAAACTGAGCCGCTTTCGAGTAACGCTTCAGAGGATTCAGGAAGTTCGTTTAACGATAGAAAAACAAAAGACGGAGGAAGTCCTAGTAGTTTGAGCAACAAGCAGCATTCGACGAAATTTAGTCAAAGTACTGCTGTTACTAGGGCCAGCAAGAGAGAACGAGATTGGGATACAAGTATTGAATCCGATTGTTCAGACGGAGACGCTGAATATGTAAGAATGCAGAAGAAACAGAGACGGCCAAAGACACGAAAGCTCGACTCGAATCCTCTATTTTGGACTGTGGATGATGTGTTTAGATATTTAAGAAAAACTAATGACTGCAAAGACATCGCATATCGAGTTAAACAAGAGGTGAGTTGTACAGAACTGTACAACAGTATAATTTAGATAAATGTATTCCATATTAATTGATATCTTTTTTCAGGAGATTGATGGATTAGCGTTTTTACTATTAAATTTACCATCTCTGACGCAACACATGAAATTGCGAACAAGCTTAGCTATGAAACTTTGTCGGCATGTTGAACAAGTTAAAGTTACCTTTTTTTTACGACACATTAATGAAGTAGAACCAGAACAATATCATGTTGTATAATGCAGTCAATTAggataattcaatttattttattatttatacagtGTAGTATAATGTGTACATTCAACTCATTTGACTCTAGCAGTACAACTACAAATACATTATCCATCTAATCAATTATAATTGATCAGATTGATAATGCACTTACATTGTGATTAAAATGAATCGAGCTGACAGTACTATAGGGAAAGAAATGGTGTTGATGTACTTATTGTATAATAATGACGAAACGAAACTTTTAATTTATACAACAATGTAAGACTGCATTATCTTTAATTAGACACAATTCTGTATTTAATTATagagtaaaatatttaaattattacttttttttaataGTTTCTTAATGAAGTTAAATTTTACTAATGAAACTAGTTAGAATAATCAAGCAATTGTACCTAAATAATATCGTTGCATGTTCTTTTTTAAGAGGTATAAAATTTGTACAAATATATTTCAATTGTGAATTTCCTTTTATTATTAATCTTACTATTTAAATAGTACAAATTCTTTGagcttttattttgtaaattgacAATAAAACTATATCATACTCAACATACACATAGTTCTAAATAAATTCCTATATAGCATGTAAGTACATTGACCCAAACAAATTTAGGAGACATGCTTTGGTTGCCTCAATctaaatttgcaattttgttCCTGCATACTGTGCACTGTGTTGCACTTTCTGAAACTTTGCCAAACTGTCTACACTGTAGATAACATTTCAAAGAAGAATTATTGCTAAACTGAAGCTTAATGAAATATTTAGTTGAAAACATATTAGATTATCTAAACTGTACATATATTTAtacgtatttttttatattctcaaatatttccgattcaaaaaattgtatgcagtaaaaagtaaaaatatatCCATCTAAACTTAAACTTTATATTTGAACTTAAAAGTTTAAAATATAAGAAGGAAAGAAAGAATAAAAGGGATCCGAGTGCTGATTTATTTAGCATCCAACTCATACCATGCGCATTCTCTTTTGTCCGcaacagtccacaatgttctctCAATCGTCGCCAAAAGAAATGTTATATGTAGTTAGGTGCTTTGTAAGCAACGCTCGTTACTCCTCCATGTGTGGTCCGACGAACGCCGCGACCAAATAAGTTTACGCGCTATAATTGTTGCCATAACTTCTCTTCGAAGTCATACAATCCGACGCTTCGTACATTTCGGCTTTCACGTGCTTGTAAAAGCATGTTCATTCATTTTGCTGAATACGCATATACCCATGGCACACGGCACAAGGCTTGACCTACATCTT carries:
- the LOC143179952 gene encoding scm-like with four MBT domains protein 2 isoform X2; the encoded protein is MEPCENRPQEKVQEGEYGFFWQDYLDATASVEVPQIMFPHVELTLQSGIEIGMSLEVPIPKNKDEEDIKYWVATIVMACGPLLRLRYFGGDDRSLEFWFNLTKEAAHELGWCAKNNKELVPPDIILQRSPDCIEKLSEFLTTTRTVPPEMLSGDGLSMTERIKQGMKVEVSDTLHPYKLWVATIIENVGGRLLLRYDTPGSSRKDFWMFCTSEHLHPYGFASKSDSTWFSEPPSSIVEMHTYEEWKDLLESIPKNDDVPNELFDNKVDHPKHEFKVGMKLEALSPIDQTKICPATVIKILDDIYFLVHIDTYDEMTKGIDIETCMYNSTARNTWLCTAEHPYIFPVGWAKKHKIQLVPPKSWVPKEDSFDWDEYLKDTQAIVAEEKLFCERQSATDAGFECGMRLEAADPESENIICAAHITKIVDNLLWLKLDNYENTKPEHIVDMHSLQIFPVGWCESNHYPLKPPKDYIEVCKKLQTPEKEEKKNNVLDIPISEPRSSLWCPKIYFNYRCFTGPMISKGKLATLPKAVGPGPVILVMREVLSMIVSVGYRSARILKVLQCDSKPDPGYHLEVLKAKHKNNTYRASVAVVTSGDMVADFCRNICKKLMVCPNLFGPLYVPENECPDKCHKTSKAKFTSVGTGRRGKPKGYTSIMVQKPKPWGGRRKRRRGRWANKEKETHDDFDHEDEMPFMPLDLAKHVSEIEEIDDGRPPLSEIDIMIQKGLEKDKSDEFKTEPLSSNASEDSGSSFNDRKTKDGGSPSSLSNKQHSTKFSQSTAVTRASKRERDWDTSIESDCSDGDAEYVRMQKKQRRPKTRKLDSNPLFWTVDDVFRYLRKTNDCKDIAYRVKQEEIDGLAFLLLNLPSLTQHMKLRTSLAMKLCRHVEQVKVTFFLRHINEVEPEQYHVV
- the LOC143179952 gene encoding scm-like with four MBT domains protein 2 isoform X1, whose protein sequence is MEPCENRPQEKVQEGEYGFFWQDYLDATASVEVPQIMFPHVELTLQSGIEIGMSLEVPIPKNKDEEDIKYWVATIVMACGPLLRLRYFGGDDRSLEFWFNLTKEAAHELGWCAKNNKELVPPDIILQRSPDCIEKLSEFLTTTRTVPPEMLSGDGLSMTERIKQGMKVEVSDTLHPYKLWVATIIENVGGRLLLRYDTPGSSRKDFWMFCTSEHLHPYGFASKSDSTWFSEPPSSIVEMHTYEEWKDLLESIPKNDDVPNELFDNKVDHPKHEFKVGMKLEALSPIDQTKICPATVIKILDDIYFLVHIDTYDEMTKGIDIETCMYNSTARNTWLCTAEHPYIFPVGWAKKHKIQLVPPKSWVPKEDSFDWDEYLKDTQAIVAEEKLFCERQSATDAGFECGMRLEAADPESENIICAAHITKIVDNLLWLKLDNYENTKPEHIVDMHSLQIFPVGWCESNHYPLKPPKDYIEVCKKLQTPEKEEKKNNVLDIPISEPRSSLWCPKIYFNYRCFTGPMISKGKLATLPKAVGPGPVILVMREVLSMIVSVGYRSARILKVLQCDSKPDPGYHLEVLKAKHKNNTYRASVAVVTSGDMVADFCRNICKKLMVCPNLFGPLYVPENECPDKCHKTSKAKFTASVGTGRRGKPKGYTSIMVQKPKPWGGRRKRRRGRWANKEKETHDDFDHEDEMPFMPLDLAKHVSEIEEIDDGRPPLSEIDIMIQKGLEKDKSDEFKTEPLSSNASEDSGSSFNDRKTKDGGSPSSLSNKQHSTKFSQSTAVTRASKRERDWDTSIESDCSDGDAEYVRMQKKQRRPKTRKLDSNPLFWTVDDVFRYLRKTNDCKDIAYRVKQEEIDGLAFLLLNLPSLTQHMKLRTSLAMKLCRHVEQVKVTFFLRHINEVEPEQYHVV